In the Acidovorax sp. A79 genome, one interval contains:
- a CDS encoding protein phosphatase 2C domain-containing protein gives MSFELDFGYTSQAGRKALNEDFAALVSGQGRERERGAIAAIADGVSTGGNGREAAQTTVNTLVNDYFATPDTWDTTVALDRILSAHNGWLASMNRRRQPAVGLTTVTALVLRGQSYTLAHVGDTRAYLLRGGRLQQLTADHVMSQHDFAHQLTRAMGLDDHVVVDYSQGELHSGDLFVLLSDGVHGSLPVRELRQLLRQGGPAQALSDGLVQAALRRGSSDNVTALIVQVQGVLEATLQDESRRAQDLPVLPLLKVGDTVDGLTVAALVADSGIHRIYQVRDGATQRLYALKTLLPARAHDAQERATLAHEAWVARRMQSGQAAAHLARLNDWPLGATGTGDGAGASAFYLLYDWHSGDTLGQRLRHRQHLAVGQAVTVTVQAARVLGWLHRQGVVHRDIKPDNLHLGDDGVLRVLDLGVALSGREPEATRRLHAGTPSYMNPEQWPGYERNGDPAGQLPDAGSDLFALGVTLYQLLSHGRLPYGEVVQYQLGRYHRDPVAPSRHNPGVPIWLDQIALKAVARHRAQRFETAEELLLALERGASRPLSAPGPQPLMQRDATALWKIALAVSVLVNLLLIYWLLFLPR, from the coding sequence ATGAGTTTTGAACTGGACTTTGGCTACACCTCGCAGGCCGGGCGCAAGGCGTTGAACGAGGACTTCGCCGCGCTGGTGTCCGGGCAGGGGCGCGAGCGCGAGCGGGGTGCCATCGCCGCCATCGCCGATGGCGTGAGCACCGGCGGCAATGGCCGCGAGGCCGCCCAGACCACGGTCAACACGCTGGTGAACGACTACTTCGCCACGCCCGACACCTGGGATACCACGGTGGCGCTGGACCGCATCCTGTCCGCCCACAACGGCTGGCTCGCGTCCATGAACCGGCGCCGCCAGCCCGCGGTGGGGCTGACCACCGTGACCGCGCTGGTGCTGCGCGGCCAGTCGTACACGCTGGCCCATGTGGGCGACACGCGGGCCTACCTGCTGCGCGGCGGCCGGCTGCAGCAGCTGACCGCCGACCACGTGATGTCGCAGCACGACTTCGCCCACCAGCTCACCCGTGCCATGGGCCTGGATGACCATGTGGTGGTGGACTACAGCCAGGGCGAACTGCACAGCGGCGACCTGTTCGTGCTGCTCTCCGATGGCGTGCACGGCAGCCTTCCCGTGCGCGAACTGCGCCAGCTGCTGCGCCAGGGCGGGCCGGCGCAGGCCCTGAGCGACGGGCTGGTGCAGGCCGCGCTGCGCCGAGGCAGCAGCGACAACGTGACCGCGCTGATCGTGCAGGTGCAGGGCGTTCTGGAGGCCACGCTGCAGGATGAATCCCGCCGTGCGCAGGACCTGCCCGTGCTGCCCCTGCTCAAGGTGGGCGACACCGTGGATGGCCTCACGGTGGCGGCCCTGGTGGCCGACAGTGGCATCCACCGCATCTACCAGGTGCGCGACGGGGCCACGCAGCGGCTGTATGCCCTCAAGACCCTGCTGCCCGCGCGTGCCCACGACGCGCAGGAGCGCGCCACGCTGGCGCACGAGGCCTGGGTGGCGCGGCGCATGCAGTCGGGCCAGGCCGCAGCCCATCTGGCGCGGCTCAACGACTGGCCATTGGGTGCCACCGGCACGGGCGACGGCGCGGGGGCCAGCGCGTTTTACCTGCTGTACGACTGGCATTCCGGCGACACGCTGGGGCAGCGCCTGCGCCACCGCCAGCACCTGGCCGTGGGGCAGGCCGTGACGGTGACCGTGCAGGCCGCGCGCGTGCTGGGCTGGCTGCACCGCCAGGGCGTGGTGCACCGCGACATCAAGCCCGACAACCTGCACCTGGGCGACGACGGCGTGCTGCGCGTGCTGGACCTGGGCGTGGCCCTCTCGGGCCGCGAGCCCGAGGCCACGCGCCGCCTGCACGCGGGCACCCCCAGCTACATGAACCCCGAGCAGTGGCCGGGCTACGAACGCAACGGCGATCCCGCCGGCCAGCTGCCCGACGCGGGCAGCGACCTGTTCGCGCTGGGTGTCACGCTGTACCAGCTGCTCAGCCACGGGCGCCTGCCCTATGGCGAGGTGGTGCAGTACCAGCTGGGCCGCTACCACCGCGACCCCGTGGCCCCCAGCCGCCACAACCCGGGCGTGCCCATCTGGCTCGACCAGATCGCCCTGAAGGCCGTGGCGCGCCACCGCGCGCAGCGCTTCGAGACGGCGGAGGAGCTGCTGCTGGCCCTGGAGCGCGGCGCGTCGCGGCCCCTGTCGGCCCCCGGCCCCCAGCCCCTGATGCAGCGCGATGCCACGGCCCTGTGGAAGATCGCGCTCGCGGTGAGCGTGCTGGTGAACCTGCTGCTGATCTACTGGCTGCTGTTCCTGCCCCGGTAG